In the genome of Anthonomus grandis grandis chromosome 15, icAntGran1.3, whole genome shotgun sequence, the window TAGAATAATCAATACTCTCTGGATTCCACGGAAACAAACCAGAACTTTTAAAACCGTTGACTATAGCCTcgccctttaaattttttagtgctTTATCCAATATGGGAgcaaagtgatgttttcctaATTGGCAATATGGATTTTCTCTTCTCCAGCTTAGTACTCCGTACTTCCAGAATGTTTTTAGCGGCTTAAAACAAGAAACGTCTGCCGGTTGCATAATTCTTGTTGAGTTGGGATATAAAGCcactaaaattatttgcaaCTGACTGCACACTTTACTAAGCTCATAGGTGAGATGTGTTGCATGTCcatcaacaaataaaataactggAAATAAAATTTGCTGTTTCACAaggtttttatgaaatatttctttgaTATAATCAGTAAAAACTTCGGACTTCATCCAGCCATTTTCAGTGGAGGCAATACCCCAGTGATCTGGAACACTGTCTGATAAAGTTTTTGATATTCTCTTATTGGGAAATATTATTAGAGGCGGAGTCACATCCCCTGCGGCCGAAAAACTAAACATTACTGTTAGATTTTGCTTTGCCTGGCCCCTGTCAActtcataaacatttttctcaGACTTTGCTGCTAGAACTTTTCCAAGTTTTgggcaaaacaaaaaacatgtCTCATCACCATTATACACTCATCGCGGATCTTCCAAAATGGAAAAGTATCCTTTACTTTTTAGGTACGTTTCTATATCCccaaaccattttttaatatcgTTTTCAGAAACGTTAGATGATGCACTTGTTACTGCTTTTGGTGTGCGATGAGTTAAAATAGGATGTCGATTTAAGAATGACCTATACCAGTGGTcacctaaaaataatatgcaggttattataaattataaaatcaactaAAATAAATGTGTAAAGGAATAAGAAAAAGGATACCTggcatgttatttttaaatggatttggACGTTTATCATCATCTAAAAACTGTTTCACTGATATctgtaaatcaattttttgtcttGGAAAGCCTTTTTTCTGACTTTCGAGAATCCAAGAGCAGCTTTTCCTCATTTTCAGTCAGGTAAGTATTTGGACCAGGTCTAGCTTTGGAAAATTTAGCTCCCAATCGGAATTGGAGAGTAGATCTAGGAATTTGGTACTTCTTGGCTACAGACTTTTTTGTTGCGCCGTTTTTAATTTCGCTCAAAGCTTTCTGAATTAATTcttcactatattttttaatagcattttttttatttttctttgtaatttttcccATCTAGAAATAATACAGATTTAGGTAGATTAATTTCACTTAAGGGATTTTATAAGGAGgaaaaaattcgaaaagtttacagaaaaaatgcaAAGTCGGAGTTACAGTAGATATAAAAAAGGTAGGAGTGTAATATTAAAGGTTAGACATAATTTGCCCGTTGATTTATATTCTGGTGATGCATTAGAAAGAACGAAACAcgtgttattattaatattgtacacccttatattaatattaattttcctttcttacaaacattaatacaatttttttagccacctcaaataacattttaaaattataaaagcaaGTAAATTACTAAATCAAAATAGTGTGATAAAAAGGAGGTGCCAATCATTAGAGTGCTAATTAAAATGCTAAATCCAATAGTTGGCATGGGTGCCAAAGAATTGGAAAATCATCAATTATCATGCCCAATAATTGACACccttaaaaaagagaaaaaatgttAGGTTAGAATGggttaaaccattttttatctttaatttacgCTTTATCCAACAAATCAAATATCTACTACAGGCAATTCTTCTGTCCAAAGTaccaaaatattacataattgtCAAACAGATTCTTACCTTGACGCTAATTTTTGATAGTCGAGTGCCAACAATTGGGTGTTTTACCCTATGcaagtaaataaattagaaagaaaattccaaaaaaccgtttttcttcctGCCTTATTCTTCATCTTTTTCCTCTACTTCGTattctattttttgaaaatactgtttttttttctatttattcgacacaatgtCCATAAACTCgccaatttgaaaatttgtataggGTGGCCCAAATTTGGTCCTCATCATCATCTCAAAAACCGTAAGAAATACAAGTAGCCTAATGAATAAAATTGCAGCAATTGCTAAGTATTTGCTTGAAAAGCAATGAATAAAACCTGAAGTCATTGCTTTTGCCTTTAGCAATTATTGCTGAAAAAGTCAGAAAATGATTCTAGTCAaagctttttcttaaatattagaaGCAATTGCTATCACTTGCTGAAAAtgttatgaataaattaaggaATTGCTTTTTGCAATGGTAGGCCAACCGCAGCATCATTTTGCTTGATAACAGTAAATTCGTTCATTTGTGGCTACAAACCTAAGTGTAATGCGACTGTGCGCAAAACTAAAATATACAGTGTACGTAAAAATTGCAGAGACGATGATTTTAGAAAGTTATATCGACTTGACTGGTTAGCAAATTACTTCTTAAATAGTACTGATGAAAGACAAGGAGCTGCATTATCACCTtaaactaagataaaaatagTTCTGAGAGTATTGGCAGATCCAGGCTTTCAAAATTCTGTAGATGAAGAACTCGGTGTTCACCAAACCACTATCTGTAAGACATTCACTTCGGTAATAAATGCAGTTTTGGAGAAGGCCAATATCTTTATTAGAGGTCAGAGAAATCCCGTTTTCCCAATGCCATCGCAGTGATAGACTGCACACACGTAAGGATTCCAAAGTTTCAAGAGTTCGGTGATGAATATATAGAGCGAAAAGGATATCCCAGTATTAACGTGCAGGCGACTTGTAATgcaaaaaagaaatattcaCAAGTGTGGACTGCCAATGGCCGGGCTCTGTGCGCGAtagcagaatttttaataaatctaacaTATACAACATCCTTAAGAACAGCGCAGAAGGATGTGTACTATTAGGGGACGATGGCTACTACGACGACTCCctggagaaaataaataatgttttctgtcgAGAACGTGTAATAATTGAATGATGTTTTGGGCAGTTAAAAGCAAAATTTCCTATCCTTCAatacaaaattagaaaaaacaccATCGATTATAATTGCCTGCGTTGTGCCTCATAACATCGCAAAACATCTGCATGATGAagattttattgaagaaatcaATTATGAAATTGACGAAGTACAAAATAACGATATgccaacaaatatatatagttcGTCAATTAGGAcagcaaaaaagagaatttatAACATACATATAGGAAACGCAGCATTTGCTTCAACATTTTATTCATATCAAGATCCAGCAATTGCTTTTGCTAAAAAGCAATTCAAGTAATTGCTAGATTTTTATTCATCAGGTCCTTTGTAGGCTAAATTATGGCAAAGTTGCTAAATTTAGTACTTAATAAAATGCCGTTTTAAAGTTCGAAGATATCCGGAAAAAACCGAAATctggaaaaatcttttttatttttttatggcgttatttaaaatcgtataaaaaaataaataacactttGTTAAGGGCACTTTTTCGCCTCTACAAGATGGCGTTTTCGGAATTTAAATACGAcgttttgtttttgaagtaccatcatcaactttttttttcaaatacggcCCTGGGTTTCTATTAGCTTATTTTGTTGacctacatttttataaaacctatgacgtatcaaacttttttttatatttctttgatttttgttgCAGTAGTTTTGATGATTTGATAATATTGATGATATGTCataggtattttataaaatcaaaccTTGGGGTGGatcagtttttattaataataagtcgttatttataactaaaagaaaaaaaataaaagcaggtccgtatttagatttttttttaaatcattgaaattttcaatttttgctattaaattggttgaaaataaaaaagttcgaTACGTCAtaggttttacaaaaatctagTTCAACCAAATAAGGTTATATAaatccagggccgtatttaaaaaaaaattgttgatggtttctcaaaaacgaaacgtcgtattttaTCTTGTACAAAGGAAAAAATGCCCTTAACaaagtgttatttattttattatacgatTTTCAATAacgccataaaaaaaaaatccggtTTTTTCTGGATATCTTCGTAActattcgaaattttttaaattagcaactttgccataatttaaccgaccttgtatctcttacggtttccgaagTCCCAATGATGAGGGTCGAATTTGGGCCACTCTGTACACATATTCCCTGGACTATTTGATTAAACACccatttcagcgtttttccaaattcgtacacgattttgagaaaaaaatctttttttttctatatatcttCTCCTTTTTTGGTACCATTATCTAGGCTACCATCACTGTGTTCAGTATCACGTTCATCAGTAATCACCATATTTTGTCCAATTATAGAAGAAAAGAAGCGATACACATACATTAAAATGTCttcatcttctttttcttcttcttcatcttcttcttgTTCCTCTTCTTTTATTCATGCCCATCCACCATCACTTCATCCTGAAGAAAAGAACATCGATATACAACTGAACTTTCTTTTGGCATCATAACTTAGTCATATTACTATGCTTAGTGTCACTCTTATTAGAAATGAGACAAGGAGCGATAATCCCTATACATATACATCAACTACACATATTCATCATACAATTGAGTCTTTGTCTTCGTCTTCTTTGCATTTTATCCAACTACCATCGCTGTGTTCAGTGTCACTTTCATTAGAAATCACCATATTTTGCCCTTTGGTTAAAGAATCAAAGACAAGGGGCGATAATCTCTATACACATACATCAAAACgtcttcgtcttcttcttcttctttttatgtCTAGCTACCTACAGAAGAAAAAAATGTCAGAGACGAACATCAATATGcaagtaaataaattagaaaaactgTTTTGCCTCTTTCCTTCTTCTTTTCGGTCCtttcctcttcttcttttttaatgtcATATCAAGCTACCATTGCTAAGTTCAGTGTCATGTCAATTACGAAGAAACAAGAACAAGAATGATCCCATAGGTATCTCAAACCACCTTTAATGTTATTGGATAACACTTTTAAAGACTTTAATATTAGAGAACCAGAAAAAGAGACTTTTTCTACTTCGTCTATTCTGAATCAATGGTTAAGTTTTCTAGTTCTCTGAAGCTATGTGCCACCTTGCCTTAGTGAAGTACAACATAAATCAATTCatggcattttttttattggtgtGTTCAATTCTAACTCCAAGATCATCAGTTCCTCCTTCTGGTATTCCTTCATTGGCTGATGTAAAGACATTAATAGGTTAACTACATTAACATCCAAAACTTGCTTGACGGTCTCAAGATATCTTCAAAGAAATACCACTGTTCGCACCTAGTAAATAATATAATCTTGGATAAAGTGAGTCTCTCATTTAGCATTTTGGTGGTCACCAGTTTTCGAATCTACATATAGTTTTTTGCAATTAATACTGAAGATGCTCCAAGAAGGCTTTCACCACCGTTTCTTactatttcaatattttctagtGCATCCAGAAGTTTTTATATTGCtgtctttttttgaaaaaaaggaaatgaaTTGAAATTTCACACTTGttcatctttatttattttagttgcaAGTGTTAGTGTAGTCTCTTTTGATTCTCAATAGATCTATGAAAAAAACGTTCATTTGCAATTCCCACGACATATATAATATGCTCTCGCATTTGCATATAAACGCtttcatacaaaataaaataaaaaccggTCGGTGCCGTATCAATTTTGAATACAGGTTTTTCGAAAGAGGATTTAACCTTGCCATTGTTTGTTTCCGAAAtacaattaatttcattttaatgaaagtGGGTCTTGGTCTAAAGTCTAAAATGAAGGCGTATTATATCTATGGTGGACAAAGAAAATACGTCATAGATATTAGTGAAAATTTACGAGAAACATTACATAAATCATTTTCTTCTTAACATTTGTCTGAATAGTAAAGGCAGCAATTATTTCTTCTTTCATTCTCTCAGCTAATACCTGACGAGGATAAATTTCTTCTATTTCAAATTGACAACCATTGGGTAAAGTTTCACGGTTAATGCACCTATATAATTCGATCTATTGATCCATAAAATCTGATGCACCCTAGCCATTCATTCACCTGTTAATTTCAAACTATTCGGGCAACTTTGAGGTAAATATTATCGAAAATAGAGAATGTTGCGTTGCTGTTTACTAACTGTAATTGATTTCTACTTATTAAGTACACATAATacagttgttaaatattttccaggccaCTCTTGCTAATCAAGTGTCGAAATTATTTGGAGCGACGGATAACCAATCGCCTCCGCGACATGACACGCCAACATCGCCATGTTATTGCGGTAAGTACTTACCATTAACAAGAGATAACACTCTTCAATTATTGCATTAAGATAAAGAGGAAACGATGATGCCTATTGGTTCTCAGTCTTTTGTATGTTCAATTTCTGCTGAAGTCTAGTTATTAAGTTAGAGATTTAACGTTATAACCTGAAACTGGAGTAAAGCAAAAGGAGCAAAggctttggaaaaatctgtatttaCCAAAACACTGATCTCTTTTGAAGCACATACTTGAAGAGAAAACGTGCAACAGAGCAACTGTAggaaatacaattttaatgaaaacttgTTAAAGCTTTCAATTGCTTGAAAGAGATCAGAAGGTGATTGaattgtctggaataaaattgaaaatgcttTCAGTTCCTTAAAGTGAAAAAGAAGTGACGTTGCTTTCAAATGAGAATAATATAGTCTTGTTTTAGAAGCTCTAAAGTTATTCGGAATAAGCTAAAGATGTTCGCAAATCAGTAAGAATCGTTCAAACAGTTATTCCAGGTGTTTGCGTGGTCTAAAATGTACCTCGAACATGCTGGGACTAcagtttgttattttaatagtgtAAAACTTTATTCCGGATATTTCACAGGCTCTAAACTGCTTTAAAGTGTTAATGAAACTTAGTTACACATGAATAAGAGTCCTATTTCACCCATGTGGATGCTCAAAGTTGAACGAATAATCTGAAAAGGTTTACAAATCAATGAGGGTCATTCAAGGAGTTATTCCAGGTGTTTGAGTGGTTTAGAGACCTTCAGAATGTACCTCGAACATGCTGGGACTATAATTTGTTATCTCAGTACTGTACAGTCTTTCGCGTGACTCTaaactgctctaaaactgtttacCAATTAACTATAGAgtattattccaggtagttggaAGTTCTAAAGTTGGTCGAACAAGCTTAAGATGTTTACAAATCAATTAGTGTTTTTTAAGAAgcaattttaggcagttaagtGGTCCTTTATAATATACTTTATGCCGGGgctataattttttactacatCACTGGAAAGTGATGTAGTCTTATTCCAGATAGTTGACTGGTTCTGAATTGCTCTAAGTTGGTTAAAGCTTGTTACATATAAATAAGAGTTTTATTCCACGCATTTGGAAGCTTTAAAGTTATTCCAATAAGATGACAAggtttaaaaatcaataacagTGATTGCTTGTGTGTGCCTAAAGAAGTCACAAAGTGCTTCAACttcctgaaataaatttaaaattacttttagttcCTTGGCAGACATAAGAGATtacatcaactgcctgaaaggtattgaaaacataaaaatttgcTTGTTTCCATTGCAAAATTGAAAAGTCAAAGGGTCTTAAATCAGGTGATCACGTCGgccattaattttaatttttcttggacCAGAACTGTGTTCtgtaatactaaaataaaagatcCAGAGATTACAATTCGTTTACATAAAAACGATGACCACTGAGCTCCTAAATAAATCAccataattacaaaatttacattGTCTTTGTGAGTGTTCACTCTCTTTTACATCCTTTTTCTAAATTGAAGATAAATAAACAGCTCAGTTTTACCGAAACTCAAGCTTGCTACTCAATAATGTACAGGTCTGGTCAATTTCGTTTTTGAGTGCAACAGAACATTACTGACAACCTTTATGTTCAATTTAAGTTAAGTCTGGCTGGTTACTTATTTAGAGGTttaatattataacctggaACTGGAGTAGGGCAATAGAATTGCTCAAGGTGGTCAAaggctttggaaaaaaatatgcatttttccagaaaaagtCAAAAACTGCCGaagtaaaattgaaatgttttcagtttctTGAAACGAGTAGGGCATTacgtcaattgcctggaatatattaaaaagataCTGTAAAgcatatctttcatttctaaaatatGGTCAACATAATATTGAAAAGTCAAAGCGTTTTAAATCAGGAGATCTCGTAGGCCATCAATCATAAATTTTCTTGAACTTTGAACTGTTGTTCCTTTAACGCCAGAATGAAAGATGCAAAAGTAGAAAACTTACTGACAGGAATAATGCGTTTACGTTAGACTTCGTTTTCATTAAAATGCATACTGGCCTTAGTTCATCAGCTTTTTCAATGATAAGTTTGAGTACTATTGACCTTTTCTCTACTATTATTAATCAACCCAGTGCAGTTCACTCGCCGCAAGACCGAGCCATAACAGCGAGATCATCTATAAATTTACGTTAAAACCTCCTTGAGTTATTGCGGATGTAGCCTTGCAGGTCTCTTGATCTTATCCTAAATACTTGACACATTTATTGTAAATCTTCACTTTAAGACCAATTGCATCTTTGGAGTAGGTCAGTGTTTTAATTTGGGACAtgggtttttattatattatcagGTTGCAATGCAACATCTCTCTCTTCATTCTTTTCCTCTGaaatggtttttctttatttaattgcCTCGTCTAGTGACATAATGCCGAAGAAGAACGAGTCGCGCGAGATTCAGAGGAAGCCGGATTGAATAGCGAAAGACCTAATCAAGATGATAAAACATGACTCTTGAAGGCAACTGAAGACTTAATGaacaaatcaataaaaatacttcGATCGCAATATTTCTCGTTACATCCGCGTCAGACCCAAAAAACAGATAGCCTAATATCGCAACCTGAGTGCCAACATTTATCGATACTAAATGATTGCCGAAACAGCCTTGACGTTTTGCTCTAATAATTTCCGTTTGAAaccaaactaatcaaaattaattGACCGGATTTCGTAAATATTCGGGCGAATTTAGATCGTGATAAAGTTAGTGATTACCTCAGACGGTTCAATTCAATTCAAGTAAACCAATCTTTCAACCAAAATTAGTGTATAATTAGTTGTTGGTTCAATTAGCTCCTAATGGTAGTATGAATAATAACAAGTTTCTTTTGTAGAATGTGGAATCCGAAACGAAAACAGTAGAATAGTCGGCGGTAAGCCAACAATAGAAAATGAATTTCCCTGGATGGCGAGACTGTCTTACTTCAACCGTTTCTATTGCGGAGGTATGCTGATTAATGACAGATACGTGCTGACTGCGGCGCATTGTGTTAAAGGGTATATTCTACCAAACCACCTAAACCTCcatatattgttttttcttttaatttcctgCAGATTTATGTGGTTTATGATAAAAGTGACGGTGGGAGAACACGACAGGTGTACCGAGACCAAACGGCCAGAATCCAGGTTTGTCCTGAGGGCTGTTGCAGGAGCGTTCAGTTTTCTCAATTTTGACAACGATATTGCTTTGTTAAGACTAAACGATCGAGTTCCAATGACCGAACATATTAGACCGGTGTGTCTTCCCCAGAATAAGGGTAAGCCAACAATCACTTTTCTTAGACACTTCTTCGAAAAAATAGTAACTGAGTCATCATTTACTGTTTTTTCCTTCAGATGATGATTACGTGGGAAGGTTGGCTACTGCAGCTGGTTGGGGTACTCTAAGTGAAGACGGTAAAGCGTCTTGTATCCTAAATGAAGTTGACGTGCCGGTTATTAGCAATGACGACTGCAGGAAAACGAATTACTCCGCCAAGATGATTTCTGATAACATGCTGTGTGCCGGGTATCCAGAAACGGGAAAGAAGGACTCTTGTCAGGTGAGGAACTTTAACAGGAGGAACTAGTAGACTGGAAATGTACTTTGTGTTATTTAGGGTGATAGCGGAGGCCCACTGGTGGTAGAAAGAAGCGACAAGCGATACGAATTAATTGGTGAGTACTTAATGTAGATCCAGTTTGTGtcttaaataatgatttttttgagtcacaAATTAATTCTAAAGAAGCCTATTGTTATCTGAAGATCAACCAACATCCCAAGAATGTGTGGTCCTACAAAGATCTGACGCAGATAGTCTCTATATATTTCTGTGCTGAGGTCAGTTACTGAGAAATTAATTCCTGTTATTTAGTCCAACAGTTAAAAACAACAATTAACTTAGATCCAGACGTGAAATCATTGTTCATGAAGGTTCTATTTCTAGTACAGATCAAACTTTACTTCCTCCTGTTGAGAATTAATTCCAGACAAAAGCCAAAAATCTGACAATGCTTTGTCCGCATAAACAGGCTCAACTTTGCTCTCTGTCAAGCGACAGGTGGCCATTTTATTTTACTGTCATAAATTGCTTTTCAAGATGGCGTCGATCCTTCACTTTTACGACAAAAGAAAGAGAGTTTGACGTTAATAGATCCAATAAGAAATCCATTATAATGACATCAACGacgtttcatatttttaatatcacgCTACAGGAAAGATTTTAAGATTCTGGAGGATTAATCATGGTAATGTCAATGCAAATcagctgatttttttataaataatccaTGCATATCCAATTGATTTTATACAAAGTCGTCGAGAGTGAAAAAGTTGGTTTCCTTAAGGTTTTTTTATGCACTAGATGCTTGTGCATTGACAAGTGACATTAGCTGACATTACTTGAATATAAGTCAACTAACAGACGTCGACGAATTAATTGTCAACTGTTTAGTTGACGTATTATTTGTAGGGCGACAAATTCACTTATCTCTGACCTACTCATACAACTAAGTAACTGTCAATTATTTAATGGGTATTACAAAATATCCGATTTATTCGTTAAAGGGTATCATTTTGCTTGGGATTTGGAATCCTTCAAACTGTTTTGTGTCAAGCGAGAGGTTGACATTGACAGATGACAACCAATAATACTTATGGGTCTTCTTACTGGCTTCAAAGTTGTGGGACGAAAAGTTTGGACCTTAATTTAGAAATTGTATGGTATACTAGTCATTTAGCCGGTGAGATCCTGACTGGAGAAACACCAATTGACTTTAAAATCCCCGGCATGTTgcactgaatttattccaaacTGCGTGTTGTGCCATTTTTACGGTTcgtttaaatgtaaattaaaaatctcggTCCACATCAAAGTGATTTATTACACACTAAACACAATGACGTCAAACTACTAGAAACACTTATTTACATtgtatttatttcgatttaaaagtcgcgccaatatttagaactggcctcctagcggcgagGGCTTTCGCCAACATTCTACGTCTATCCAGAGATGTCGCCAGGTGTGCTCACTGTTCGTTCATAGGTGTGGTGTCTTAATGTTTGGTCATAGGTGGCCATTTTGTTTCGAATTCATGTTGTTAAATTGGTTCACGTCAAAGTTTGACGTTGACAGATGACTTCCAATAATAGCCACGAcgtttcaaataattttgaaataaaaatgacagATGACAACTGTTATATCTTGGTAGTGTTAGGCTGAGTTTTCACCAATGGCGACGCATTAATGGTTACGCCATTTTAGTCGAGACCCTTTGTTTTAAACCGAGTAAATTTCTTTACGTTTTAGTTTGACATTGACAGATGACAGTCAATAATAGTAATGATGCTCGAATACAAAGATTTCTAGTTGTCTCTTACAGTAATTTAAATGTCAGTTACTTGGTATATCACAAGTGACAACGAGTCAAGTATACAACAAAATGTTTGGTTATAGGTGGCCATTTTGTTTCGAATTCATG includes:
- the LOC126745132 gene encoding trypsin-1 isoform X1 encodes the protein MRSSTRFCVVSWLLVGVVFGKYCEATLANQVSKLFGATDNQSPPRHDTPTSPCYCECGIRNENSRIVGGKPTIENEFPWMARLSYFNRFYCGGMLINDRYVLTAAHCVKGYILPNHLNLHILFFLLISCRFMWFMIKVTVGEHDRCTETKRPESRFVLRAVAGAFSFLNFDNDIALLRLNDRVPMTEHIRPVCLPQNKDDDYVGRLATAAGWGTLSEDGKASCILNEVDVPVISNDDCRKTNYSAKMISDNMLCAGYPETGKKDSCQGDSGGPLVVERSDKRYELIGVVSWGNGCARPGYPGVYTRVTRYLDWILETSKDGCFCQG
- the LOC126745132 gene encoding venom protease isoform X2, whose protein sequence is MRSSTRFCVVSWLLVGVVFGKYCEATLANQVSKLFGATDNQSPPRHDTPTSPCYCECGIRNENSRIVGGKPTIENEFPWMARLSYFNRFYCGGMLINDRYVLTAAHCVKGFMWFMIKVTVGEHDRCTETKRPESRFVLRAVAGAFSFLNFDNDIALLRLNDRVPMTEHIRPVCLPQNKDDDYVGRLATAAGWGTLSEDGKASCILNEVDVPVISNDDCRKTNYSAKMISDNMLCAGYPETGKKDSCQGDSGGPLVVERSDKRYELIGVVSWGNGCARPGYPGVYTRVTRYLDWILETSKDGCFCQG